A window of Felis catus isolate Fca126 chromosome A3, F.catus_Fca126_mat1.0, whole genome shotgun sequence genomic DNA:
TCAACACAAGTCTGGCCTCTCCAGGTACTCCAAATGGGCAGAATGGGGCAGGCAAAGGGCTCTGCAAACTTGACCTCcggtttcccatctgtaaagccCAGTATGGATGCTGCCCTgtaccccagccctgcccaggaaTCCCCCAACTGGTGAGGTCTGTGTCTGAGTGGCAGGATGGGGACAGCTCCAGcgggttgtgtgtgtgtatggggtgAAGGGCACATCCCTGGGAGGTCCCCTGAAATGTGCTCCCCACAGTGGAAGTGCcgatgggggctgggggcctaCATGCCCTCATGGATGCTCAGGGTGAAGGCAGAATAAGCCCCTGTCTCCCACCTGCCATTCCCTGGGCCCCTGCCGCCCTGGGCCATGCCCATCACACCCTCTGCAAGTCTAGTCTTGACTTGGTTTTGGTAAAGAGACACGGAGCTGATAAATCACTGTGCCTGTCAGGCCGGAAATGCTGATCCTGTCTGAAGCACTGGTGGGGCCCCTTCCTCCTGGGAGTGCCTAAAGCGGGGTGGATTTCAGGGTCTTGAGGCCAAAACTGGGGGAGATCTGTGCCTCTCAGTGGCCTACACATGTCTCCCTGGCAGCTCCCAAGTCAGGAGAGAAGCCTTCAGAGAGAAAGTGATTTATCTGCTACTACCCTGATATCCTGGGCAGAAGGGGAGCCTGGTGTCTTCCTGGGCCCGGGCCCACGGTCCTGCCCCTTCCACCCAGCCTGACATGGCCACCCCTATACCACTCTGGCCCTGCTGACAAGGAGTTGGGGCCTCTGCTCCCAGGTCCCAGCCTAGCCTGTCAGAGCACTAAGGGAGTTTAGTGTTCTCCCGCCAAGCCCCTTCTGTTGTCTAGAGAGAGGCCGAGAGCTGCCCGGGTCAGCAGTACTGGGCAAGGGAGCAGTAGAGCTAGACCTGCCCTGTGGCAGCCACCCTGGTCAGGCTCTTTCCCCCTACCACCCCtggctctgctcctctccttgAGAACCCTTGGTCCAAGATGCTTTGGGTTTGACCTGCCTGGGCCCTCGGGACTGTGCTTAGGCCATGTTAGCCAGGGCTATAGGAGGGGGTACAAATGATCCCCCAGATGAGGAAAGCAGAGTTATGTTTATAACTGCCATAGGGCACCAGGGTGTTGGGTGAGCTGCAGGAGTGGGGCAGTGTGTTCTACAACATTCTCTAGCCCCTGTGACCCCTACCCCTGCCTCCCATTCAGGCAGGTTCCCCTGGAAAACTGCACAGTGGCTCTGcagcccctgctcccctccctggTGGGCCCACCCTGGGAGATCCTGCTCCTGCCAGGTCAGTGCCTCGGGCCTGGGGTACCAAGGAGGTCCTGCAACTCTGGGCAGGCAGGACAGAGGCTCATCTTTGTCTCTGGTTTCTTGTACCTCTAGGAACCAAAGGGGTCATGCCTCTGGAAGTTCAGGGTTTCCTTAGCTCCATGGTGAGGCTCTTTTACAGACGAGGCAGGTACTGGGATGTACTGTTTGTGGGGAGTGGATGCATCAGAAGTACAGAGAAATGTTCCAGAGTCTTCCTGGATCAGTTTGCCCCTAGCGCTTGTTTACGGGGCTCTGTTGCTATTTGGTGCCTCTTCTTTGAACACTGCACCTGAGTGAGAGTCTTGGGACCTTTGTAGGGATTTGCCTTCCCCAGTACCCAGGCCCTGGGCAACTCTGGGTCAGACATTTCCCTGTCCAGACTATTGTTCTCCAAGTGTAGTCTGCATACCACCTATAGGACCCGGGACCTTGTTCAACATCAGAGTCCTGGGCCGTCGCCCCAGATCCACTGAATCAGCCTCAGGGATGGAGCTCAGAAGACTTCTGATAGTCTCCTGCTGATTCCTAGGGACCCTGAAGAAAAGAGCCCATGGTCTGGACAAAGGTGATGCTTTGGATTTCACTTTTGGTCAGTTTGGCATCCTGATGCACaggttgggcggggggggggggggggggggggtaaaggcTAGGGTCCTGCAGCTGAGACCTCAGACCCCAAGAGTTATGAACTCTAGgtatatggggggtgggggagggctctgCCCATTTACCTTAGATCCACAGTTCTGACCAAGAAACTGAAAGggtaaaaattactttaaaaaatgtgactcTCTTAATCCTCCTTACACGATACTAtactttgacttattttttattttatttttgttttgttatttatttttgagacagagagacagagtgcaagtgagggaggggcagagagagaggaagacacagaattcaaagcaggctccaggctgtccacagagagtccgacacggggctcgaacccacaaaccgtgagatcatgacctgagcccaagtcagacacttaaccgactgagccacccaggcgcccctcgatacTGTACTTTTAGCAGTGTGTTGGTTGAGAGAGCAATGCGATCCTGTGAACTCAGTAACGCTTTCTAAAGGATTTGTGCTTTAGCCATCACTTAAGTCAGGCAGCAGGTGACACATGTCAGTGATTCAGGGTGTGGGTTGGAAACCACAGGTCCAAAGAGACCCATGGGCTGCAGTCGACGGGGTGGCGGGAGTCCAGGGAGCAGGCGGACAGACAACGTCTTCCATCAATCCAGAGTTAGAAGTGGCTGGGTCCACCGTCCTCACTTGAACCTCACTGAGAGGTCCACTTGGCATCCTGACTTGTGACACTGCTATGGAGTTCTTGTCCCCAAGGTGTCTTCGAGGGATGCTGCCTGGGTCCCTTGGGTCCTTCGGCTGGCCAGGGCAAGCAGGCTACTCAGATGCAGGCTGCCAAGGAGAGTGGCCCTCTTTATGGCCAGTGCAGGGTGAGGCTTGAGGCTGTCTTCTTGACAGCTTCTTGAAGCTCTTCTCCTAGCCCTCTGTCCTTGGGAATGGCGGGTGGCAGCCTGATGCAgattcccagcccctggcagctcTGACCCGATGCTTGTCCATGCCCTCCCCTGTCAACCTGTGAAGTCTGGGCTGGCATTGAGGTCCCCTCGGCTGCTGGGGTAGTGGTCAGGAATTTTTACTCCGTGATGCGCTCATCTCGTGGCTCCTGGAGCTTGTGGCTGTGTTGGGAAGACAGGCATCTTAAAATAGatgggccagagggagagggacgtAGGTGAGCAGAGCACGTGGCACACTGTtccgtggccttgggcaagtccatCACCTTGTCTGTTTCAGTTCCTTATCTGTGGGAGATGCTAATCTCAAGCCTGCCTGCCTCAAATAGAAGGGTAAAGGTGGAAAGGGGTGGAAAGTGTTTTCAGTGTCAGAGAATGCCTCAGTTTTTCATACCTTCTTTCCTGTTCTGCTGGAGCCCTGACCCCAGGTCAAAGCCCCTCAGGGTTTTGATTTGTTATATGAAAAGTGGATTTTCCTAGGATTTGCAGAGGTTAAAGGGCCCCATTAAAGGTATGAgctggacgcctgggtggctgaagtgtctgactctgggtttcggctcaggtcatgatctcacggtttgtgagttcaagccccgcatcaggctccacacggacactgcagagcctgcttgggattctctctccttctctctctgcccctcccctgtgcaagcatgttcgctctctctcaaaataaataaataaacttaaaaaaaaaaaaaaaaggaaggaaaaaaggtatGAGCTGGTTGGCCTTCACCTTCTCAGGCAgcttgaagcaggttccaaggtGGGCCCACCTGTCCCTGAGCAGCTCCGAGCTGTGGCCACATGGTCTGGGAAGGACCCAGGTCAGGCAGTGCTGAGGAGAGCCCTGAATGAGGCCTTGGGGGCAGCTGGCCACAGGCTCTTAGCACAGTGGCCTAAGTGAAACTGGAAGTCTCACCCAGAATGCTGGAGTCAGCTGGCACCTAGTGATCCAAGTTCAAACTCAGCAGTTTCTGCTGATTTCCTCCCCAGGGAGCTGAGGCCAGCACAGGTTCAAGCTGGAGGGGATTGGGAGGTCACTGCAGCCCTTCCCCTGATGGAGACCCAGCCCTCAGAGGGAGGGGCTGCCCCGAGGCCAAGGAGCTGGTTTCAGTAGAGAAAGCGTTTGCTTAAGAGCTTGTTGTGTAAACAAGATCGCAGAGGGATAAGCTGAGTAGAGTTGAGGGAACAAATTGTTTTTAGGGACCGGGCAGATCCAAAGTCTTATCAAGTGGTGAAAGAGGCCCAGCTCTTGGGAAACTGCTAACCTGTTGAGGCTTCTCCCTGTAGGTGAGAGGCCGGGCCTCCCCGGCTTTTGCCTCCAAGGGTGACATGGTCCCAGTGCATGGAGTCCTCTGCAGGCCTGCAtcccctcatctgtgaaacaggagACTCTGGGTTCTGCTGGCAGATTTGGCTCTCATGACAGTGTGCAGCTGAGGCTGGTCTGGCCGGGCCCTGACCCCGTGCCGTGGTGAGCAGCATCTCTAAGGGATGGAATCAATGCATTGGGAAAGGTTGCTGCTGGTCGGTCTCCTAGGGCCTCCTCAGGAAAGCTGAGGGAAGGCAGAGGCAGTGGGCAAGAGGGAAGTGGGGTCTCAGTGAGtatgggtgggtgggggtcccCTGAATGCTTGGGCCTCCCCTTGCCCTGCCAGGCTGTGGGAGGCAGTCCGCTGTGGGCCTGGGATGGGAGCATGTGGGGATGAGGGGACCCACTCTGCCTGCCTGGTGGGCAGTATTCTTTACTACGGAAGGTTTAGGGGAGGCTTCGAAGCTCGGTGGAGACAGGACAGGTGTAGGAAGCACCACCTGGGGACAGTGTAGACAGGATGTGGCCTGCGGTGCAGgcggagggcagggaccatgccAGTTCATTTAGATGGGCCGTGACCGCTCAGACAGGCCCTTCTGGGGCCAAAACCTTTTTCTTCGGGGGGTGAGGAAGAGGTAGGGTTTGGGTTTTGTACTTTCAGAGGAAGCTCAGTGGTATTTCTAGCCTGGTGGTTTCTACACATGTCTGAAGCTTCCCTCCAGACCTGAGCTCCTGGAAGCGGAGGCTCCACCTGGGCCAGCTCTGCCCCAGGCAGCCTCGGGAGGCCAAAGGTCCTGTCCGGCTCTCCTTGCTCTGCTCCCTTCAAGGGTGAAACTCCGTGGCCTGTGGCCAGGATGTGGCGATGCCTCTCCCGCTGAGGAGGCCCACTCCCCGGAGCCCAGCCTTGGGCGGAACCTGCCTCTGACAAGTCTGCACAGAGCCTCCTGTGagctggctccctcctgcctctcttccacccacctctgcctctctgccaccTCTATCCCAGCTCTTCCTAGGCAGGCGCCAGAATCCTCTTTCCTGCACTGAGCTGCGCTGGCTCCCCGGGTTAGAGCAGTGGTGGGGAGTTGTTGGTGGGGAGTTTACTGCACGCCAGGCTCTCTTAGGTTCTTTATGTGTATAACCTCCTTGAATTTTTGCAGCCATCCTGAAACGTAGATATTActactgtctccattttacagatggagagacTGAGGCCATAAGAGGTTTCGTGATGTCCTCAGGGCCACACTGGGTGCCCTGAACTGTGCTGCTTTgcctctttattcattctttgttCTGGCCCCTGACACTGGGGCCCTCGAGATGGGTGTATCACGAACTCATTTGGGTCAAGGTCGTGTTGCTGAACGGACACTCATCGCTACCCTTCCTGCCACCTGGCTTGTTGGGTCTTCTCTTCTCCAACCGCTGTTCTGGAACTAGTATTTGGGAGCTCTCCGCACCCCCACGCCGCCCTCCTCCAGCTTTCCGCGCAGGCCTGCTCGGCCGTGTGTGGTGCGCCCTGCCTCCTCCCGGCCCCGCTCTCTGGGTCTGCTGGTGCAGCTCCTGTCTCAGGAATTGGGGAGGTGTTTGCACTCTGGCACCTGCAGCCTCTCAGCCGGACCAGGCAGACAGCATTCCTGGGACAGCTGTTTGTACACGGGGTCCATTCCAGGCTCATGGCTCGTTTGTCGCCACCTCCTGAGTGCAGGGCCTCCTTTAGATCAGTCTCATCTGTCGCCAGCCTAATGGGCaccctgtccttccttccccaagTGGGTCTGCGTCCTGTCCTTCCTGTGGATGAGAAAACAGACCAGGTGTGGGAAGAAGCATGTGTCCTGCGTGGCCAGCCCTGCCTCAGCACAGACGACTTACCCGTGCCCGTCCCTGCCCTCACCGCCCCCGTGAGGCCCTCAGTGTCCATACCCTGGTGCTCAGCATGCTTTGGAATGTCTCTCTGGAGTCAGGGTGTTGGGGGATTGTTCCTGAGGCTCTTAAACCTGTCTTGGCCCCTGAGGCTCCCTGGCCAGTGGCCCCAAGACCTGATTTTCAGTGTAGGGTGAGCTGATGGGGTCCCATTGTGGCCACAGCCTGTGTTCCGAGTAATGGCATCTTCTGTCTGCTCTTCTGAGAGGTCTGGGGCTCCCTTACCAGACTGAGCCTCTTGGGACAAGGGCCCTGCCCCCCTCAGGTGTTTCTGCACCCCTAGTACCTAGCACAGGGCTGTGTCATCATAGCGttcaggggtgtgggggggaccAGAGGGTGGCCCTGAGCTGTGGGTTCCAGAGCCACACACAAGGGTTTCCTTCCTGTTCtatatgtgtgtggtgggggagctCACTCGGCTGTCTAGGACAGGGACCCCAGAGTAGCAGGGCCTTGGCCAGGCCTCCACTCATACCCTTTTCTGATCCTTTTCCAGCAAATAGTGGCCACAAATGTGCCCCCTGAAGATCAGGATGGCTCTGGGGATGACTCTGACAACTTCTCTGGCTCAGGTGCAGGTGAGCTGACATGGGGGCCCCATCCCAAGATGGCAGCGGGCCATGAGCTGGGGGTGGCGGTCAGGCAGCCCCCCGGCAGGGTCTGAAGGGTGATGTTAGGGAAGAGAATGGGGTCCACGCTGCAAGGAAAAGGCATATATGGGTTGCGGGAGTGAATATTGGGGTTCCAGGAGGCCCTAGGGGACTGCCTGCTACAGACAGACTTGGGCTCATCTTCTTCTAACTCCCTGGGCAACCTTTGGAAAGGTGGACTTCTCcgagcctctatttcctcatctgtaaaatgggaatatgtCTTGACTTCGTACGATTGTTGGGAGCTGTAAGGTAACATAAAGCCTGGTGGCGTGTAGATCTTCCATAAATGTCCCTTATCTCCCCTATTTCCCCTTTCCCTGGGGGAGTGGAGTCCTTGAGCTAGAGGTGGCCATGGAGGCCTCCCAGAGGAGGTGCTCTTGACCAGGATTTTGGAAGAGGGCCGAGGCCATCCGTGGGAAAAGTGGCCAAGGTAGGGGCCTGGGAGCTGGAAGGTAGGATGCAGCCCTCtgttcttgggggtgggggtgggggtggggctgagcctttctggggagagggcaggtggAACAGGGAGGGGGCCAGAGAGGAGTGTGCACCAGGGACAAGGCATTCAGACCCTGAGAGTGCCCCCACCCAGGGAGCGAGCTTCATTAGCCACAGGAAAAGTTCCTTCCCAGACGGCCTTGATGTCTCATGGTTCCAGGGACCAGGCTGTCCGCAGGCACGTGCAGCAGAAAAGGGCAGCTGTCCTTGTCCATTTTCCAAAGCTGAGTTTAGCCTCAGCTCGTTCTGCCCCGGGGAAACCACTTCTCACAACAGGGTTCGCTAGGCAGGCCTGGGAGTCAGAGCTGTGGGCCCTTGTCCAGGCCTTCCTCACTGCGTGAGCCTGGCTGGGCCTGAGGTCTGGGCGTCCCCCACTCCAACCAGCTCTGCCTCTGGGCCTGCAGGTGCTCTGCAAGATCTCACCTTGTCACAGCAGCCCTCATCCACCTGGAAGGGCACGGAGCTCCTGACGGCCGTGCCCACGGCCCCAGAGCCCAGCGGCACAGATAACACCGCCACCTCCACGTCCGTCCTGCCAGCTGGAGAGAGGCCTGAGGACAGAGAGGCAGTGCTTCCGGCAGAGGTGGAGCCTGGCTTCACGGCCAGGGAGAAGGAGACCACCCACCCGCCCGGCGAGACCACGCCACAGCCGACCACTCACCAGGCATCAACAGCAAGAGCCACCACGGCCCAGGGGCCTGTCACCTCCCATCCCCACAGGGACATGAAGCCTGACCACCATGAGACCTCAGCTCCTGCAGGACCCAGCCAGCTCGACTCTCACGCGCCCAGCGTGGAGGACCGTGGTCCTTCTGCCACTGAGAAGGCTGCCGAGGATGGGGTCTCCACTCAGCTCCCAGCAGGAGAGGGCTCTGGGGAGCAGGTGAGTGCTCACTGGtatcctctgtgtttcctgggaCGTTAGTACCGCTGGCTTGGTCATCTGGCACACTCAACACCCTGTGCCCCGTAAGCGTGTCCTGTTCCCGCCAGGAGGACAGGCTCACGCGGTCCCACCTTCCCCCTGCCTCCGGGGCCGAGCCCAGAGCGGGACAgactaaatatgagacctgagcAAAGGAGTCCTTCAAGATCCCCTAAAACAGGGCTTCCCAAACTTAAGCAGGGCCCCTGCTGCGGGGCAGGGGAGAAGCCCTACCAGGTCTTTCTTTAGATCTTAGAGTCATGGTCATTTTACACTTTACATTACAATGAgcctatttattttcatataaatacaaGCGCTTTGTCTCGCTTGCTGTGATATCTGCCACAGTCCAGCCAGGGTCTCGTGTGATGTGGCGAGAGGTGCCTGGCTTTGGGGTCCCCGAGGGCTGGGTTGGGTGTGTCTGAGCTGGTGGCAGCGGTGACCAGGGACTCCCGAGCTGCTTCTGGGTTTAGAAATAAAACTggatgctgctgctggtggtggccCACCGCAGCCTGCAACTGTCCCTGCCCTCCCGTAGGACTTCACCTTTGACATATCTGGGGAGAACACAGCCGTGGCCGCTGTGGAGCCTGACCAGCGGAATCAGCCCCCAGTGGACCGTGGGGCCACGGGGGCCTCCCAGGGCCTCCTGGACCGGAAGGAAGTGCTGGGAGGTGAGTTCCTTTCAGGTGGGTGGTAGGGGGGTGCATACCGCTGCTTGGGGGTTGGGGCGCTGGAGTGGGGCTGAGCGCGGCCACCTCGGGGGCTGCCCGGTGTGAGGGAACTACTGCCTAACTGAGCTGAGCcggcctccctgcccacccccccaacagGGGTCATCGCTGGAGGCCTCGTGGGGCTCATCTTCGCCGTGTGCCTGGTGGGTTTCATGCTGTACCGGATGAAGAAGAAGGACGAGGGCAGCTACTCCTTGGAGGAGCCCAAACAAGCCAACGGTGGGGCCTACCAGAAGCCCAGCAAACAGGAAGAGTTCTATGCCTGACAGGGACGgggctcctcctgcccctgccactCGCTAGGCCCCCACTTGCCTCTTCCACGAAGAACTGCAGGCCCTGCCACCATGCCACCTCCCCGGCTCCCTGCCCACGGACTTCCGGGGCACGCTGGGGgctctcctctgcttctctgacTTCTGCCTGGAGACTTGGGCGCAAGGGCTTTCTCGCACGTGACTTTTCTGCCACCGCCAGCACCTGGCATCTCGTCATTCTGACTCAGTTTCTCCAACCTGGAGCAGCCCCTCCCCGGACCCGATTCTGGAGACAAAGGGGACCCTGCTGCTTTGGACCTGGATGGCCCGCTTGGCCGAGGGCTGGCTCATCTGTCGCACTTGCTGGTGGAGACCAGTGGCCTGGGGGCACATTTCCACCCTTGAGTGGCAGGGAGAGGAGTTCGGAGCTCCATCAGAGCGACGTTTTGCGGGGAGGTCTCATTTAGATACCAACTTGTTTTTGCACATGTTTCCTCTAGTTTCTTTGTTCATAGCCCAGTAGACTTGGTTACTCCCGAGGTAAGTTAAGTAAGTTGATTTGGTTACCCCCATCTTGCTTCCCTAATCTACGGCGAGGAGACAGCATCAGGGTTAAGAagactgtttttgttgttgttgttgttttgttttttaactaggAGAACCAAATCTGGAAGCCAACGTGTAGGCCTAGTCGGTATGTTGTCTCTGAGTTTGTCACTCACGTGTGCAACAGGGTATGGAATGTCTGTCGGGTGGCCCCATTGGGGGGCTGGCTGATCCTGGCAGCCGTGGGCAGTCACGTCTGGAGCGGTCACGCTTGTGTCCACGGACTCGGGGCCGCTGCCGTGGCCCAGGCTGCCGCGATGTTGAGCTGTGTGAGGACGGAATCCCGGCACCTCAAGCTGGGGACCGAGAAGAGAGGACTGTGGGGTGAGCGAGGTGGTAGTGGCCCCAGAGAATCTCCTGAAGACCGAGCCCTTCCTTTGGTGCTGTCTCTGGGgcacattttcttctagaaggtgATGAGAGGGGCCTGGGCACACCTGTCATGGAGCTGCTCCACGTACGACCAGGTTCACCTCTGATTAGCTCCTGTGGCCCTGCCCCCTGGGCTGGAATCAGGAATATTCCAAAGAGAGATAGTCTTTTGCTTTTGGCAAAACTCTACTTAATCCAATGGGTTTTTCCCTGTACAGTAGATTTTCCAAATGTAATAAACTTTAATATAAAGTAGTCATGTGAACTCTACTTGCCTTTGCCTCTTCTCTCTGTGCTGGCTGTGTGGACCAGCCTTTTCTCTAAACACAAATGATATTGGGAAACTTGGCTAAAAACTCTATGCCTTTATCTTTCTCGTGGGGAGGGATGCTGCGGCCAGAGTCCCtctgatttgtttcctttttgtttttcgtCTTTGCTGAAATTCTGCTGGAGGTCGGTAGGTTCAGCCAAGGTTACATAAGGCCTGATATGAATTTCTGTGTTGCCAACCTCGACGCACTGTCTCCTGAATGGCTTATGAAGCTTTGATGGCTTTGGCACAGCTTTACCTGGGGCCATTGGCCCCGCGGAGGCCTGGGGCCAAGGCCTGCTCTCGGACACCTTGGACAGACCTCCTCTCACACCTTTGCTAGGACCAGAGCCTCCAGCCCAGTCCTCCTGGGAACTCCCACGCTCGCCTGTCTGACAACGTCCCGCTGCTCTGTTGGACGCTCCAAGAGGGGGGCCATCTGTGACTCTGAGATGCTCCGCCAAGCAAAGGGAACCCGTGCTCTGTGTTCCATACTGAGACTTTCTGCCCGGAGTGTGTGATTGGACAAGACtcgggggatggggaaggggtcTGTGACTGctcatctctgctcctccctgggaTGGGCTGAGCCTGTGGCTGGGCCCATTCATGGAACTGTAATAAACAGCACTTGTCATTTTGGGCTGTGGTGGTGGTTAAGTCTCTTCTTGGCCTGGCGATGTCCTTCCCTGTCACCTTCTTGGAGAGAGACTGGTTCTGGGCTGTGATGTGCCTTGGTGGGGAACAGTAGGATCAGTGCCAGTCCCTCTGCAGTGAGGGAGTGCTGTGTCCCCCCTCTGTCTGGCCTTGGTTGTTCTACCTCCTCCCAGGGGTCTCTGTCTCCTGCCCAGATCGTCCTTCTTGCTCTCCTAGATCCTTCCCTACCTTGTGGACACGAGAGCTTCCTCCTGACTGAAAGTTTGCTAGCTACTCTGTGCACTCATTGTCATGCAACACCTAAACGCTCCCCAGCAAAGTGCCAAAAGCCTAAAAATGTCTACATGGAAAAACTACAGTGAAAATTTTGGAAGTCGGAAAAGCACAATGCACGGCAGGAGCCCAGTGTCctgagggcacctggctgcccTCCCCTTAGAGTCCCATCCAGGCTGCCACCCAGCCCCTCAGCTGCCCCTCTGTGGCCGGTCTccctgcctggggctcctggCAT
This region includes:
- the SDC1 gene encoding syndecan-1, whose amino-acid sequence is MRRAALWLCLCALALRLQPALPQIVATNVPPEDQDGSGDDSDNFSGSGAGALQDLTLSQQPSSTWKGTELLTAVPTAPEPSGTDNTATSTSVLPAGERPEDREAVLPAEVEPGFTAREKETTHPPGETTPQPTTHQASTARATTAQGPVTSHPHRDMKPDHHETSAPAGPSQLDSHAPSVEDRGPSATEKAAEDGVSTQLPAGEGSGEQDFTFDISGENTAVAAVEPDQRNQPPVDRGATGASQGLLDRKEVLGGVIAGGLVGLIFAVCLVGFMLYRMKKKDEGSYSLEEPKQANGGAYQKPSKQEEFYA